The following proteins are co-located in the Procambarus clarkii isolate CNS0578487 chromosome 4, FALCON_Pclarkii_2.0, whole genome shotgun sequence genome:
- the LOC138370773 gene encoding collagen alpha-2(IV) chain-like produces the protein MVVGIHQSQETVESRSGCRSGVVSPGLKARESKTKGLKKTLTTLGELPHSPGVRDGGYPTLHPHSPGVRDEGYPTLLPHSPGVRDEGYPMLLPHSPGVRNKGYPMLLPHSPGVRDEGYPTLLSHNPGVRNEGYPTLLSHSPGVRNEGYPTPLPHSSGVMDEGYPTLLPHSPGVKDEGYPTLLPHSPGVRDEGYPTLLPHSPGVRNEGYPTLLSHSPGVRNEGYPTPLPHSSGVRNEGYPTLLPHSPGVRNEGYPTLLSHSPGVRDEGYPTLLPHSPGVRDEGYPTLLPHSPVPGVRNEGYPTLLPHSPGVRDEGYPTLLPHSLGVRNEGYPTLLSHSPGVRDEGYPTLLPHSPGVRDEGYPTLLPHSPGVSNEGYPTLLPHSPGVRNEGYPTLLPHSPGVRNEGYPTLLSHSPGVRNEGYPTPLPHSSGVRDEGYPTLLPHSPGVRNEGYPTLLSHSSGVRDEGYPTLLPHSPGVRDEGYPTLLSHNPGVRDEGYPTLLPHSPGVRNEGYPTLLPHSPDVRNEGYPTLLSHSPGVRNEGYPTLLPHSPDVRNEGYPTLLSHSPGVRNEGYPTLLSHSPGVRNEGYPTLLSHSLGVRDEGYPTLLPHSPGVSDEGYPTLLPHSPGMRDEGYPTLLPHNPGVRNEGYPTLLPHSPGVRDEGYPTPLPHSPGVRCVE, from the exons atggtagtgggcatccatcagtctcaggagactgtggagtcgcgctctggttgtcggtctggagtggtctcTCCAGGgctcaaagccagg GAGAGTAAGACAAAGGGCTTGAAGAAAACCCTCACTACCTTGGGAGAGCTTCCTCACAGCCCAGGTGTGAGGGATGGGGGCTACCCCACGCTGCATCCTCACAGCCCAGGTGTGAGGGATGAGGGCTACCCCACGCTGCTTCCTCACAGCCCAGGTGTGAGGGATGAGGGCTACCCAATGCTGCTTCCTCACAGCCCTGGTGTTAGGAATAAGGGCTACCCAATGCTGCTTCCTCACAGCCCTGGTGTGAGGGATGAGGGCTACCCCACGCTGCTATCTCACAACCCTGGTGTGAGGAATGAGGGCTACCCCACGCTGCTATCTCACAGCCCTGGTGTGAGGAATGAGGGCTACCCCACGCCGCTACCTCACAGCTCTGGTGTGATGGATGAGGGCTACCCCACGCTGCTACCTCACAGCCCTGGTGTGAAGGATGAGGGCTACCCCACGCTGCTACCTCACAGCCCTGGTGTGAGGGATGAGGGCTACCCCACGCTGCTTCCTCACAGCCCTGGTGTGAGGAATGAGGGCTACCCCACGCTGCTATCTCACAGCCCTGGTGTGAGGAATGAGGGCTACCCCACGCCGCTACCTCACAGCTCTGGTGTGAGGAATGAGGGCTACCCCACGCTGCTTCCTCACAGCCCTGGTGTGAGGAATGAGGGCTACCCCACGCTGCTATCTCACAGCCCTGGTGTGAGGGATGAGGGCTACCCCACGCTGCTACCTCACAGCCCTGGTGTGAGGGATGAGGGCTACCCCACGCTGCTTCCTCACAGCCCTGT CCCTGGTGTGAGGAATGAGGGCTACCCCACGCTGCTACCTCACAGCCCTGGTGTGAGGGATGAGGGCTACCCCACGCTGCTTCCTCACAGCCTTGGTGTGAGGAATGAGGGCTACCCCACGCTGCTATCTCACAGCCCTGGTGTGAGGGATGAGGGTTACCCCACGCTGCTTCCTCACAGCCCTGGTGTGAGGGATGAGGGCTACCCCACGCTGCTTCCTCACAGCCCTGGTGTGAGTAATGAGGGCTACCCCACGCTGCTTCCTCACAGCCCTGGTGTGAGGAATGAGGGCTACCCCACGCTGCTACCTCACAGCCCTGGTGTGAGGAATGAGGGCTACCCCACGCTGCTATCTCACAGCCCTGGTGTGAGGAATGAGGGCTACCCCACGCCGCTACCTCACAGCTCTGGTGTGAGGGATGAGGGCTACCCCACGCTGCTACCTCACAGCCCTGGTGTGAGGAATGAGGGCTACCCCACGCTGCTATCTCACAGCTCTGGTGTGAGGGATGAGGGCTACCCCACGCTGCTACCTCACAGCCCTGGTGTGAGGGATGAGGGCTACCCCACGCTGCTATCTCACAACCCTGGTGTGAGGGATGAGGGCTACCCCACGCTGCTACCTCACAGCCCTGGTGTGAGGAATGAGGGCTACCCCACGCTGCTACCTCACAGCCCTGATGTGAGGAATGAGGGCTACCCAACGCTGCTATCTCACAGCCCTGGTGTGAGGAATGAGGGCTACCCCACGCTGCTACCTCACAGCCCTGATGTGAGGAATGAGGGCTACCCAACGCTGCTATCTCACAGCCCTGGTGTGAGGAATGAGGGCTACCCAACGCTGCTATCTCACAGCCCTGGTGTGAGGAATGAGGGCTACCCCACGCTGCTATCTCACAGCCTTGGTGTGAGGGATGAGGGCTACCCCACGCTGCTACCTCACAGCCCTGGTGTGAGTGATGAGGGCTACCCCACGCTGCTACCTCACAGCCCTGGTATGAGGGATGAGGGCTACCCCACGCTGCTACCTCACAACCCTGGTGTGAGGAATGAGGGCTACCCCACGCTGCTACCTCACAGCCCTGGTGTGAGGGATGAGGGCTACCCCACGCCGCTACCTCACAGCcctggtgtgaggtgtgtggagTGA